The candidate division KSB1 bacterium DNA window ATTTCTCACTTCACAACCGTTCTAATCAACAGGATTTAGCCACGGATGAACACTGATTCATAGATCCAAATAGAGCAACACGGTCAGTTATCAAACTCAACATATAGGTATCCGTGTCCAATCCGTGTGAATCAGTGGCTCAATTTTGTTTTTAAAGAAATTAAGACTCATTTCTAAAGTGAGAAATGTCAGTTAAATAAAAAAGCGGCGTTTCTGAATCGCTCTTGCCAGGGGGATGGCAATTATTAAGGAGACAATAAGGGAGCTGATTAAAATAAAACTTTCTGCAGGCGTCGAAAATCCAAGAGTCGAGGCCACTGCTTTTGCAATATTCATAATTCCTAATATAAGCGTCACGACAACCACAGCGCTCATGATGGTGTTTAAAAAGAAGCTGTTTAAACCCCTCTCACCCATCAAGTTGCGATCGTTGACCACCAGAATTAGAAAAACCGCCACGAAAGGCAGCACAACCCCGTTTAGCGCCTGAGCCAAAATAATCGCCGGAATTGGCTGGACATCTGCCAGCCCAAACCCGACGCCGACCAGCAGCACACCCATCCAGATGCTTCGATAGCGCCAACTCCGAACGTGCCAGTGGTTTTCATCTGCTTTTTCAAACAAGCTTCTGGCAGTCATGGCGGCTGCCAGCGGTGCGGTCACCGCCGAAGACATTCCTGCTGCAAAAAGCCCAAAAGCAAAGAAAGGACCGCCCCATGGCCCGAGACGTCCCGAGAGTGTGGCCGCGAGGGCCTCAAACGAAAAAGTTGTTTCGATGGCGGCCCCTACCACCAAAATTCCCATTGAAATAAGTCCGCCAAGTAAAATGGCGACGCTTAATCCAAAGCGCAGTTCAGGAAGAGTGTGCCCTTTTGCGAGGCCCGATCCTAAAAAAAGATTATACGGTACAACGGTTGTGCCAATCAGGCCAAGCACCAAAAGACCCGAACCCCGGGGAAGACTTGGAATCAGGGTTCCGCTTAAAAGTCCGGCCAAAGGAGGTTTGAGTAAAAATGCGGTCACCAGAAAAACCAGCCCCATAAAAGCCACGACAATACTCAATACATAAGCAACCGTTCTGGGCGAGCCAAGCCAAAGCAGCACCCCGGCGATTCCGCCCACCAGCAAAGTTAACAGTTTTGCGGAAAAGCCGGTCCCGAGAACTGCGCCGGTGACGCCGCCTAAAATGTTTCCGGTTTGATAGGCCGCACAACCAAAAACAATGGCGCCCAAAACCATGACCAGCACCGAAAAACCCTTTAGGCCGCCTTGAAACTGTTGGCGGATGGCTTCACCTAAACTGAGCCCGGAAACAACGGTCACCCTCGCACTTGCCTCCTGGAGAACTAAACAGGCAATCGTTGAAAAAAGCAATGCCCAAAGCAGATCATATCCAAATCGCGCGCCCGATGAGGCGGCAGTGGTTACGGTTCCAGGTCCAATAAAAGCCGCCGTAATAATTGACCAAAAAAGGATGCTAAGAAAACGTTTCATCATCAAAAAGCGATAAATATGTTAATGTATTAAATCTTCCGAAGTGAGATGTGAGACGAAAAACGTGAAACATGAAAATCTAAACCATGAACCAAAATCCGTTTCACGTCTCACTTTTGACGTTTCACATTTTTCCAAATCCCCCTCCTCCCGGTGTTTTAAGAACAAGCCTATCTCCTGCTTTGACGTCACAGCCATCCACTGCTTTCAGGTGCACAACTTCCCCGGATGCACGATGAAGTTGGGTAGAACCTGGTTTTCCCGGCTTCCCGCCATTTAATCCAAAAGGCCCTTCGTTCCGGTGCTGACTGACAATTGAAAGAGACATGTTTTCCAGAAAAGTGATTTCGCGAATGGCGCCATCGCCGCCGCGCTGTTTTCCTTTACCGCCCGATCCTTTGCGGATGGCAAACTGCTCCAGGCGAACCGGATAGCGGTGCTCGAGAATCTCAGGATCGGTGATGCGAGTGTTGGTCATGTGACTGTGAGTGGCGCTGGCGCCGTCATAAGTCGGTCCGGCGCCGCAGCCGCCGCAAACCGTTTCATAATACCCGAAATCATCGGTGCCAAACAGGGTGTTGTTCATCGTCCCCTGGCTGGCGGCGGATAGGCCGAGGGCCTTGAGCAACGTGTCTACCAATCGCTGGCTGGTTTCAACATTGCCGCCAACCACCGCGGGCGCTTGCTCCGGATCGTCCGGAAAATCTGGATTCAAAATTCCTTTTGGAATTTTTAATTTTACCGGCGCCATGAGTCCTTCGTTGAGGGGTAGGGGTTGGTTGATCAATAAGCGCATAATGTAAATCACCACGCTGTTCACAATTGCCGGAGTGGCGTTGAGATTCCCCGGGTGAACTTCTGAGGATCCGGTAAAATCGATGCATGCGCTGTCTCCGGAAATCTCAATTTTAACGGCCAGAGGAGCGCCATCATCGAGTTTCTCAAGCGCTTCATATTTGCCGTCCGGGAGATCTTTCAGCGCGGCGCGAATTTGCTTTTCAGCGAGTTTTTTTAGCTCGTTCATGTAATGCACCACCAGGTCGTGGCCGT harbors:
- a CDS encoding divalent metal cation transporter, with protein sequence MYRFLMMKRFLSILFWSIITAAFIGPGTVTTAASSGARFGYDLLWALLFSTIACLVLQEASARVTVVSGLSLGEAIRQQFQGGLKGFSVLVMVLGAIVFGCAAYQTGNILGGVTGAVLGTGFSAKLLTLLVGGIAGVLLWLGSPRTVAYVLSIVVAFMGLVFLVTAFLLKPPLAGLLSGTLIPSLPRGSGLLVLGLIGTTVVPYNLFLGSGLAKGHTLPELRFGLSVAILLGGLISMGILVVGAAIETTFSFEALAATLSGRLGPWGGPFFAFGLFAAGMSSAVTAPLAAAMTARSLFEKADENHWHVRSWRYRSIWMGVLLVGVGFGLADVQPIPAIILAQALNGVVLPFVAVFLILVVNDRNLMGERGLNSFFLNTIMSAVVVVTLILGIMNIAKAVASTLGFSTPAESFILISSLIVSLIIAIPLARAIQKRRFFI
- a CDS encoding hydantoinase B/oxoprolinase family protein; protein product: MKPEVVQLELFTNRFRAIAQEMGEMLRRTAISTNVKERLDFSCALLDAGGELVVNAPHMPVHLGALGLCVRSLVEALPLGPGDVGVTNHPACGGAHLPDITVVTPVYTKEETLLGYVASRAHHAEIGGSRPGSMPPFATNLAEEGVVIPPIYLIKSGKPKWQGMRSLLLSGKFPTRSVEDNIADLRAAVAANHRGVQALKSLEDEYGHDLVVHYMNELKKLAEKQIRAALKDLPDGKYEALEKLDDGAPLAVKIEISGDSACIDFTGSSEVHPGNLNATPAIVNSVVIYIMRLLINQPLPLNEGLMAPVKLKIPKGILNPDFPDDPEQAPAVVGGNVETSQRLVDTLLKALGLSAASQGTMNNTLFGTDDFGYYETVCGGCGAGPTYDGASATHSHMTNTRITDPEILEHRYPVRLEQFAIRKGSGGKGKQRGGDGAIREITFLENMSLSIVSQHRNEGPFGLNGGKPGKPGSTQLHRASGEVVHLKAVDGCDVKAGDRLVLKTPGGGGFGKM